A genome region from Candidatus Methylomirabilota bacterium includes the following:
- a CDS encoding SDR family oxidoreductase, with protein sequence MTVSPEIARRYRALFDLTDLVAVVTGGGGGLGSAIARGLAAFGARLVIADLDGMLAAKVAQQIVAAGGEARATTVDVTRPAAVRALADDIAGAEGRADILVNAAGVLALAPAEEMSLETWGRVLDVNLTGIFLTTQAIGSLMLRRARGKIVNLASVSSVVANPGYAAYAASKGGVAQLTRVLGVEWCRRGVNVNAIGPAIVETELTRAYLGDATWRASALGKIPMGRFGTADDLVGAAVFLASSASDFMVGQTIYVDGGRTLG encoded by the coding sequence ATGACCGTCTCGCCCGAGATCGCGCGCCGTTATCGGGCGCTGTTCGATCTGACGGACCTGGTGGCGGTGGTGACCGGTGGCGGTGGCGGACTAGGGAGCGCGATCGCCCGCGGTCTGGCCGCCTTCGGCGCCAGGCTGGTCATCGCCGATCTCGACGGGATGCTCGCCGCGAAGGTCGCGCAGCAGATCGTTGCCGCCGGCGGCGAGGCTCGCGCCACGACGGTGGATGTGACGCGGCCGGCTGCGGTCCGGGCCCTGGCCGACGACATCGCGGGCGCCGAGGGGCGCGCGGACATCCTCGTCAATGCCGCCGGCGTCCTGGCTCTCGCGCCGGCCGAAGAGATGTCCCTGGAGACGTGGGGTCGGGTCCTCGACGTGAACCTGACCGGGATCTTCCTCACCACCCAGGCGATCGGCTCCCTGATGCTCCGGCGGGCACGGGGCAAGATCGTCAACCTGGCCTCCGTGTCGAGCGTGGTCGCCAATCCCGGCTATGCCGCATACGCTGCCAGCAAGGGTGGGGTCGCCCAGCTCACCCGCGTGCTCGGTGTGGAGTGGTGCCGGCGGGGCGTCAACGTGAACGCCATCGGGCCTGCGATCGTGGAGACCGAGCTGACCCGGGCATACTTAGGGGACGCGACGTGGCGGGCCTCGGCCCTGGGCAAGATCCCGATGGGCCGCTTCGGCACAGCGGACGACCTCGTGGGGGCCGCCGTCTTCCTCGCCTCGTCGGCCTCGGACTTCATGGTGGGACAGACCATCTACGTGGACGGCGGCCGCACCCTCGGTTGA
- a CDS encoding TRAP transporter large permease subunit: protein MSPESLGILLLLALLVAIFIGFPIAFTLIVLALVFGYIGVGLQVFSLMVFQFFSVMQESVLAAVPLFILMGVLLEQGGLMDRLFRAFQLMLAPVRGSLYLAVMFTATIFAAATGIVGASVTLLGLMASPAMKRSGYDVRLSAGIITAGGTLGILIPPSVMLVVMGPVVGVSVVDLFAAAIVPGLVLSSLFTAYAMVRSFLNPRLGPPLATAERATSYGAVVRELAVGLVPPAVLVGASLGSILSGLATPTEGAAMGAAGALVLTLAYRRLSWRKLFVAVMQTVEVSAMVLFLAAASNFFGAVFSRLGTPQMITETVAALQLPPLGILLIIMVLIFLLAWPLEWVPIVLIIVPILLPVLRDLKIDLVWFCMLVAVNLQTAWLSPPVALSAYFLKGVVPDWDLKDIYLGMMQFMVLQVVGLFLVLLFPQLALWLPSVLFD, encoded by the coding sequence GTGAGTCCGGAAAGCCTCGGCATCCTGCTGCTTCTGGCGCTTCTCGTCGCGATCTTCATCGGCTTCCCCATCGCGTTCACGCTGATCGTGCTGGCGCTGGTCTTCGGTTATATCGGCGTCGGCCTCCAGGTGTTTTCCCTCATGGTCTTCCAGTTCTTTTCGGTGATGCAGGAGAGCGTGCTGGCTGCCGTTCCCCTGTTCATCCTCATGGGGGTGCTCCTCGAGCAGGGCGGGCTGATGGACCGTCTGTTCCGAGCGTTCCAGCTGATGCTGGCTCCCGTACGAGGCTCGCTGTACCTGGCGGTGATGTTTACGGCGACCATCTTTGCTGCCGCCACCGGCATCGTCGGCGCGTCGGTCACCCTGCTCGGGCTCATGGCCAGCCCGGCCATGAAGCGGAGCGGCTACGACGTTCGGCTGTCGGCCGGCATTATCACCGCCGGGGGCACGCTCGGCATCCTGATCCCGCCCAGCGTCATGCTCGTGGTCATGGGCCCGGTCGTCGGGGTATCGGTCGTCGACCTGTTCGCGGCCGCCATCGTGCCCGGGCTGGTGCTCTCGAGCCTCTTCACCGCCTACGCGATGGTCCGCAGCTTCCTCAACCCTCGATTGGGCCCACCGCTGGCCACCGCCGAGCGGGCGACCTCGTACGGAGCGGTTGTCCGGGAGCTCGCCGTCGGCCTTGTGCCACCAGCAGTCCTGGTTGGAGCATCGCTGGGCAGCATCCTCAGCGGTCTCGCGACACCGACCGAGGGCGCCGCCATGGGCGCTGCCGGCGCGCTCGTCCTGACCCTCGCCTACCGGCGGCTCAGCTGGCGCAAGCTGTTCGTGGCGGTGATGCAGACAGTGGAAGTTTCGGCCATGGTGTTGTTCCTGGCGGCGGCGTCGAACTTCTTCGGTGCCGTGTTCTCCAGATTGGGCACGCCGCAGATGATCACCGAGACAGTGGCCGCCCTCCAGCTGCCCCCGCTCGGAATACTGCTCATCATCATGGTCCTCATCTTCCTGCTGGCCTGGCCGCTGGAATGGGTGCCCATCGTGCTGATCATCGTGCCGATTCTGCTGCCGGTGCTGCGCGACCTCAAGATCGATCTCGTCTGGTTCTGCATGCTGGTGGCGGTGAATCTCCAGACGGCCTGGCTCTCGCCTCCGGTGGCCCTGTCGGCCTATTTCCTGAAGGGCGTCGTCCCCGACTGGGACCTCAAGGACATCTACCTCGGCATGATGCAGTTCATGGTCCTTCAGGTCGTCGGGCTGTTCCTCGTCCTCCTGTTCCCCCAGCTGGCCCTCTGGCTGCCGTCCGTCCTCTTCGACTGA
- a CDS encoding TRAP transporter substrate-binding protein, translating to MRKWGFALTAAGFGLALLPLAWGLWPAARVADAQAPTFRMRIQTSVPSAATQFEGMQKFAERVQKMSAGRLKIDVLPIGAVVGLSEILEAVDKNVVEAGFAWTHVWSGKHPAAGLFGSPPAGAGTGLDQTTHLSWLLSGEGGPLLREVYRDGLKTNVVPFPVMAVGPEALGWFRQPITSLEDFRKLRFRVPPGLPGEIYLESGITAVSLPGPEILPAAQRGVIDAAEWGFPSDDLAFGFHRVWKNYYLQGLHQVTVVADLIINGAFWKKLPPDIQAMIETAAMATNLEHYAMLIHKNGVALKELVDKHGVKLQETPREYFTEFPKATKRVLDKYAARDPLFRKVLESQRRFAQLVLPYRINAHKVDLFLAEEALKSK from the coding sequence ATGAGAAAGTGGGGATTCGCGTTGACGGCGGCCGGATTCGGCCTCGCGCTGTTGCCGCTGGCGTGGGGGCTGTGGCCGGCCGCGCGAGTAGCCGACGCCCAGGCGCCGACGTTCCGGATGCGCATTCAAACCAGCGTCCCGTCGGCCGCCACTCAGTTCGAGGGGATGCAGAAGTTCGCCGAGCGTGTCCAGAAGATGTCGGCGGGGAGGCTGAAGATCGACGTCCTGCCCATCGGCGCCGTGGTGGGGTTGTCCGAGATTTTGGAGGCGGTGGACAAGAACGTGGTGGAGGCCGGCTTCGCGTGGACTCACGTGTGGTCGGGCAAGCACCCGGCCGCCGGCCTGTTCGGCTCGCCGCCGGCCGGCGCCGGGACCGGACTGGATCAGACTACGCATCTGTCCTGGCTGCTCTCCGGCGAAGGTGGGCCGCTCCTGCGCGAGGTCTACCGCGACGGCCTCAAGACGAACGTGGTGCCGTTCCCGGTGATGGCGGTGGGTCCCGAGGCCCTCGGCTGGTTCCGACAGCCGATCACCAGCCTGGAGGACTTCCGCAAGCTGCGGTTTCGCGTCCCGCCCGGCCTGCCTGGTGAGATCTATCTCGAGTCCGGCATCACGGCCGTGAGCCTGCCTGGTCCCGAGATCCTTCCCGCCGCCCAGCGCGGCGTCATCGACGCCGCCGAGTGGGGCTTTCCGTCCGACGATCTGGCCTTCGGATTCCACCGGGTGTGGAAGAACTATTACCTGCAGGGTCTGCACCAGGTCACCGTGGTGGCCGACCTCATCATCAACGGCGCCTTCTGGAAGAAGCTGCCACCGGACATCCAGGCCATGATCGAGACGGCAGCCATGGCGACGAACCTCGAGCACTACGCCATGCTGATCCACAAGAACGGCGTGGCCCTCAAGGAGCTCGTCGACAAGCACGGCGTCAAGCTCCAGGAGACCCCGCGCGAGTACTTCACGGAGTTCCCCAAGGCCACCAAGAGGGTCCTCGACAAGTACGCCGCCCGCGACCCGCTGTTCCGCAAGGTGCTGGAGTCCCAGCGGCGGTTCGCCCAGCTCGTCCTGCCGTACCGCATCAACGCCCACAAGGTCGACCTCTTCCTGGCCGAGGAGGCGCTCAAGAGCAAGTAG
- a CDS encoding amidohydrolase family protein: MKKGFRIIDSDMHVIEPPEMWEKYIDGEFKHRAPQMVGNYLIGMYGLMEGRILPTIDTHRQRWRGMFRRVAPHYQAAAARGFDPASQLEAMDREGLDRAVLFPSFGLYVMCFDGLPGRFAAAVARAYNDWLYDFCQRDPDRLRGAAMIPPQDITEALQETRRAVRELGFCAVFLHPSPVDGRQWHDRYYDPLWSELETLGIPVCFHEGTGTPIRQPGDQFGDNRLMRHVASHPIAMMLTSLSLIAGGVLEAFPRLRVGLLECNVGWVPFWLDRMDHDFERLAEWDAPALTMKPSQYFLRHCYVGAEAEAGVPHVVAQIGGDNIVWSTDYPHWDSDYPEASEEFLALSVDEDTKRRILWDNCARLYGLSVMQ, from the coding sequence ATGAAGAAGGGCTTCCGCATCATCGATTCCGACATGCACGTCATCGAGCCGCCCGAGATGTGGGAGAAGTACATCGACGGCGAGTTCAAGCACCGGGCTCCGCAGATGGTCGGCAACTATCTGATCGGCATGTACGGCCTCATGGAGGGCCGTATCCTGCCGACCATCGATACCCACCGCCAGCGCTGGAGGGGCATGTTCCGGCGCGTTGCTCCTCACTATCAGGCCGCGGCGGCGCGCGGCTTCGACCCGGCCTCCCAGCTCGAGGCGATGGATCGCGAGGGCCTCGACCGGGCGGTGCTCTTCCCCTCCTTCGGACTCTACGTCATGTGCTTCGATGGGCTGCCCGGACGCTTCGCCGCCGCCGTCGCCCGCGCCTACAACGACTGGCTCTACGACTTCTGCCAGCGGGACCCCGACCGCCTGCGCGGCGCCGCCATGATCCCGCCCCAGGACATCACCGAAGCCCTCCAGGAGACGCGGCGGGCGGTGCGGGAGCTGGGCTTTTGCGCCGTCTTCCTGCACCCGAGCCCGGTCGACGGCCGCCAGTGGCACGATCGCTACTACGATCCGCTGTGGAGCGAGCTGGAGACGCTGGGCATCCCGGTGTGTTTCCACGAGGGGACCGGCACACCCATCCGGCAGCCGGGCGACCAGTTCGGCGACAACCGGCTGATGCGGCACGTCGCCTCCCACCCGATCGCCATGATGTTGACCAGCCTGTCCCTGATCGCCGGCGGCGTGCTGGAGGCCTTCCCGCGGCTGCGCGTGGGATTGCTCGAGTGCAACGTCGGCTGGGTACCCTTCTGGCTCGACCGCATGGACCACGACTTCGAGCGCCTGGCCGAGTGGGACGCCCCGGCCCTCACCATGAAGCCGAGCCAGTATTTTCTCCGCCACTGCTATGTCGGCGCGGAAGCCGAAGCAGGAGTGCCCCACGTGGTGGCCCAGATCGGCGGCGACAACATCGTCTGGTCGACCGACTACCCGCACTGGGACTCGGACTATCCCGAGGCGTCGGAGGAATTCCTGGCCCTGAGCGTCGACGAGGACACGAAGCGAAGGATCCTGTGGGACAACTGCGCGCGCCTGTACGGCCTGTCAGTGATGCAGTAG
- a CDS encoding TRAP transporter fused permease subunit — translation MKATRRAADRLFVVVVGVLSVYMAVTTFVFVQLTPHHYATLVAGIVGLAGLLALRNVLAEGQVRRGIRFWARLSVAAVALLGTLLSTGYVRINGLRLQIDQPFLNDTDVVIGAIWLASLLLITWFHWGTVLTTVIGVVVLYFFYGHLLPIPVLRHNGYEVSFVLSYMGMNTTEGVFAYVSDGVEKLYFLVIFSAVLIGSGMLDLVTELGKTVGRYVRGGAAFPAIIGSTMEGMVMGAAVTNVVMSGKLTIPMMKRYGFRREFAAAVEVAASTAGQIIPPVMGLAAFIMAALLNISYVAVALIAVIPSALYMIGIAIGVLIRSAADDLPYLREPFDRVLVARLLPTFVVPLVIVIVLLLAFHTPAYAGLFGIAAAVVLCLFQGRFRPSLRDFGVALKEGAEIAIQLSVLILAIGPLAQTFTTTNLAGRLSAVLVNVVPDSQVVILLGAMVLALLVGMGLPTPAAYVLVALTLAHFLQQAGIEIVAAHFFIQYFAVFSTITPPVGVACLAGAKIAGASFPRTAIESLKLVAPTFIIPFAFIYHRELLAFPKLSLAMLPPIGAVIAVQWALAVAGHGHFVHHLSRLERGAAALLAAVGLAVLVQTHFAYLLGYVGLAGVTAVWLALSGRRHAAAAQGRLLPAPLRGGDGHD, via the coding sequence GTGAAGGCCACGCGCCGCGCCGCCGACCGGTTGTTCGTCGTGGTGGTGGGCGTCCTGTCCGTCTACATGGCGGTCACGACTTTTGTCTTCGTCCAGCTGACGCCCCACCACTACGCCACGCTGGTCGCCGGCATCGTCGGGCTCGCGGGGCTCCTGGCCCTTCGCAACGTGCTGGCGGAGGGCCAGGTCAGGCGGGGCATCCGCTTCTGGGCTCGGCTGAGCGTGGCGGCGGTCGCGCTGCTCGGCACCCTGCTCTCTACCGGCTACGTCCGGATCAACGGGCTCCGGCTCCAGATCGATCAGCCGTTCCTCAACGACACCGACGTGGTCATCGGAGCGATCTGGCTGGCCAGCCTCCTCCTCATCACCTGGTTCCACTGGGGCACCGTCCTCACCACCGTCATCGGCGTCGTCGTCCTCTACTTCTTCTATGGCCACCTGCTACCCATCCCGGTTCTCCGCCACAACGGTTACGAGGTTTCGTTCGTGCTGTCCTATATGGGGATGAACACGACCGAAGGCGTCTTCGCCTACGTGAGCGATGGGGTCGAGAAGCTCTACTTCCTGGTGATCTTCAGCGCCGTCCTGATCGGCAGCGGCATGCTGGACCTGGTGACGGAGCTGGGCAAGACGGTCGGCCGCTACGTCCGCGGCGGCGCCGCCTTCCCCGCGATCATCGGCAGCACCATGGAAGGGATGGTGATGGGGGCCGCCGTGACGAACGTCGTCATGAGCGGCAAGCTGACCATCCCCATGATGAAGCGCTACGGGTTCCGCCGGGAGTTCGCCGCCGCCGTCGAAGTGGCAGCCTCCACGGCGGGACAGATCATCCCGCCGGTGATGGGGCTCGCGGCCTTCATCATGGCGGCGCTCCTCAATATCTCGTACGTCGCCGTGGCGCTCATCGCGGTGATCCCCTCGGCGCTCTACATGATCGGCATCGCGATCGGCGTCCTCATCCGCTCCGCCGCCGACGACTTGCCGTACCTGCGGGAGCCTTTCGACCGGGTCCTGGTAGCCCGCTTGCTGCCGACGTTCGTGGTTCCGCTGGTGATCGTCATCGTCCTCCTGCTCGCCTTCCACACCCCGGCCTACGCCGGGCTCTTCGGGATCGCGGCCGCGGTCGTCCTGTGCCTCTTCCAGGGCCGCTTCCGGCCATCACTTCGCGACTTCGGCGTTGCCCTCAAGGAGGGCGCGGAGATCGCCATCCAGCTCTCGGTGCTGATCCTGGCCATCGGTCCGCTGGCCCAGACGTTCACCACCACGAACCTGGCCGGCCGACTGTCGGCGGTGCTGGTCAACGTCGTCCCCGACAGCCAGGTCGTCATTCTGCTGGGCGCCATGGTGCTGGCCCTGCTCGTCGGCATGGGATTGCCCACGCCCGCAGCCTACGTCCTGGTGGCGCTCACGCTCGCGCACTTCCTCCAGCAGGCCGGCATCGAGATCGTGGCCGCTCACTTCTTCATCCAGTACTTCGCCGTCTTCTCCACGATCACGCCACCGGTCGGCGTCGCCTGCCTGGCCGGCGCCAAGATCGCCGGGGCGTCGTTCCCGAGGACGGCCATCGAGTCGCTCAAGCTCGTGGCGCCGACCTTCATCATCCCCTTCGCCTTCATCTATCACCGGGAGCTGCTGGCCTTCCCGAAGCTCTCGCTGGCCATGCTGCCACCGATCGGCGCCGTCATTGCCGTGCAATGGGCCCTGGCCGTGGCCGGGCACGGACACTTCGTGCACCATCTCTCGCGCCTCGAGCGCGGGGCGGCGGCGCTCCTCGCCGCGGTCGGGCTGGCCGTCCTCGTCCAGACCCATTTCGCCTACCTGTTGGGCTATGTGGGGCTGGCCGGGGTGACGGCGGTCTGGCTCGCGCTCTCCGGACGGCGGCACGCCGCGGCCGCGCAAGGCCGCCTGCTCCCGGCGCCGCTGAGGGGAGGGGATGGCCACGACTGA
- a CDS encoding TAXI family TRAP transporter solute-binding subunit — MQSRTRSLATTVVGLVLMTLLLGLTLAPGTPDAQQRKPVTVTSLRCPIGCGVTEGDTILGSFFAKEHPWLVYQSQETPGYMYNIREMAKNNKRWTNTIFGTEDTVIQLGSHGGRPELKEFLPDPIKIKWKLLFGEAWWTQGMWYVTLDPKLKTIADLKGKRLGLGLRTQSDWGMDARVFLDTAYGITPANTNIQHLGPVAAAEAMLDGKVDAVVMGMGTDPFGKNWLLAAPMRLLEASGRKLYYIGMDKDAPEKVNARYGTTYMTITVPPGTLPQRAEPLVVGVDRGYLASHPELPEEVGYEIVKTVAKLYPRMTTLNALWKVQSPELMVNGLTEENAHPGAMRAYKELGWWEHRTKFPAVTYPK, encoded by the coding sequence ATGCAGAGTCGAACACGATCGCTCGCGACGACAGTGGTCGGCCTCGTGCTGATGACGCTGCTCCTGGGTCTCACACTGGCCCCCGGGACGCCGGACGCGCAGCAGCGGAAACCGGTGACGGTCACCTCGTTGCGCTGCCCGATCGGGTGCGGCGTCACCGAGGGGGACACCATCCTCGGCAGCTTCTTCGCCAAGGAGCACCCGTGGCTCGTCTACCAATCGCAAGAGACACCCGGGTACATGTACAACATCCGGGAGATGGCCAAGAACAACAAGCGCTGGACGAACACCATCTTCGGCACCGAGGACACGGTGATCCAGCTCGGCTCGCACGGGGGACGCCCCGAGCTCAAGGAGTTCCTGCCCGACCCGATCAAGATCAAATGGAAGCTGCTTTTCGGCGAGGCCTGGTGGACGCAGGGGATGTGGTATGTGACGCTCGACCCGAAGCTCAAGACCATCGCCGACCTCAAGGGCAAGCGGCTCGGCCTCGGCCTCCGCACGCAGAGCGACTGGGGCATGGACGCTCGCGTCTTCCTGGACACCGCCTACGGCATCACGCCGGCCAACACGAACATCCAGCACCTGGGGCCGGTGGCCGCCGCCGAGGCCATGCTCGACGGCAAGGTCGACGCCGTGGTCATGGGCATGGGGACCGATCCGTTCGGCAAGAACTGGCTGCTGGCCGCGCCCATGCGCCTGCTGGAGGCTTCGGGGCGGAAGCTCTATTACATCGGCATGGACAAGGACGCGCCCGAGAAGGTCAACGCCAGGTACGGGACGACCTACATGACGATCACCGTGCCGCCGGGGACGTTGCCCCAGCGCGCGGAGCCGCTGGTGGTCGGCGTGGACCGCGGCTACCTCGCCTCGCACCCCGAGCTCCCCGAGGAGGTCGGCTACGAGATCGTCAAGACGGTGGCCAAGCTCTACCCGCGCATGACGACCCTCAACGCGCTCTGGAAGGTGCAGAGCCCCGAGCTCATGGTGAACGGCCTCACCGAGGAGAATGCCCACCCGGGCGCCATGCGCGCTTACAAGGAGCTCGGCTGGTGGGAGCATCGCACCAAGTTCCCCGCCGTCACCTATCCGAAGTGA
- a CDS encoding TRAP transporter small permease subunit, producing MAGLERAMRTLDAISVWSARLTGWLILPLTFILVYEVVSRKFFHRPTTWASDMSYMLYGALFMLGAAYALQRGAHIRTDFLYRLWPARVQGVIDAVLYLVFFFPGIALFLWLGWDFAWASWLQGERAITSPWRAPIYLLKAVIPVAAALLFLQGVSEFLKSLYAAFRGRWP from the coding sequence ATGGCAGGCCTGGAGCGGGCTATGCGGACGCTGGACGCGATCAGCGTGTGGTCGGCCCGGCTCACAGGGTGGCTGATCCTGCCTCTGACGTTCATCCTGGTGTACGAAGTCGTCTCCCGGAAATTCTTCCACCGACCCACCACCTGGGCCTCCGACATGAGCTACATGCTGTACGGCGCGCTCTTCATGCTGGGCGCGGCCTACGCGCTTCAGCGCGGCGCCCACATCCGCACCGACTTCCTGTACCGTCTCTGGCCGGCCCGGGTCCAGGGCGTAATCGACGCCGTCCTCTACCTCGTGTTCTTCTTTCCCGGCATCGCGCTCTTCCTGTGGCTGGGCTGGGACTTCGCCTGGGCCTCGTGGCTGCAGGGAGAGCGAGCGATCACCAGCCCCTGGCGCGCGCCCATCTACCTGCTCAAGGCCGTCATCCCGGTGGCGGCGGCCCTGCTCTTCCTCCAGGGCGTCTCCGAGTTCCTCAAGAGCCTGTACGCGGCGTTCCGAGGCCGGTGGCCGTGA
- a CDS encoding MFS transporter gives MLFPSGLRALNHADFRRFCTAQFVSQVGTWMHSVAQAWLVLQLTDSPLLLGLIGTLQFGPMLVFSVVAGAIADRLRKRRLLMLTQSALAVQAFTLAALVASGYVEYWHVGVLATLAGCANTLDNPARQSYVVEMVGKGDVVNAVALNSATFNAARVLGPAAGGLLIARFGIVPAFLINGTTFLVMLATLARARAEGRPVRAGGTTMRQEILEGVRYALRTQEIRLILAILLVVSLCVFNFSVFVPLLARTVLGESAEGFGFLMAAVGVGAVAGALTLGATVRQAPSPPLLFTTAALACAALLSVSTVREFWLAALALFATGFAGIMTLAGCNTALQTAAPDHLRGRLMSLYVLVFGGSFPVGSLVVGAVSERWGVSTAFFVNGAAGLLALSGLLAAWRLRPRRTSA, from the coding sequence ATGCTCTTCCCCAGCGGCCTCCGCGCGCTCAACCATGCCGACTTCCGGCGCTTCTGCACGGCCCAGTTCGTCTCGCAGGTCGGCACCTGGATGCACTCGGTGGCCCAGGCCTGGCTCGTGCTCCAGCTCACCGATTCGCCGCTGCTGCTCGGGCTCATCGGTACCCTGCAATTCGGCCCGATGCTGGTCTTCTCGGTGGTCGCCGGAGCCATCGCCGACCGTTTGCGCAAGCGGCGTCTGCTCATGCTCACCCAGTCGGCCCTGGCCGTGCAGGCCTTCACGCTGGCGGCGCTGGTGGCCAGCGGCTACGTGGAGTACTGGCACGTCGGGGTGCTGGCTACCCTCGCCGGCTGCGCCAACACCCTGGACAACCCCGCGCGGCAGTCGTACGTGGTGGAGATGGTCGGCAAGGGCGACGTCGTCAACGCCGTGGCCCTGAACTCCGCGACCTTCAACGCGGCCCGCGTCCTTGGCCCCGCCGCCGGCGGTCTGCTGATCGCGCGCTTCGGCATCGTCCCCGCCTTCCTCATCAACGGCACGACCTTCCTGGTGATGCTGGCCACCCTGGCCCGCGCTCGCGCGGAAGGCCGGCCCGTCCGGGCCGGCGGGACCACGATGCGGCAGGAGATCCTGGAAGGCGTGCGCTACGCCCTCCGCACCCAGGAGATCCGCCTGATCCTCGCCATCCTGCTGGTCGTCAGCCTGTGCGTCTTCAACTTCAGTGTCTTCGTGCCGCTGCTCGCCCGCACGGTGCTCGGTGAGAGCGCCGAGGGATTCGGCTTCCTGATGGCCGCCGTGGGCGTGGGAGCGGTGGCCGGCGCGCTCACGCTGGGAGCGACCGTGCGCCAGGCGCCGTCACCTCCCCTGCTCTTCACCACGGCCGCCCTGGCCTGCGCCGCGCTCCTGAGCGTCTCCACGGTGCGGGAGTTCTGGCTGGCCGCGCTGGCGCTGTTCGCCACCGGCTTCGCCGGCATCATGACCCTGGCCGGCTGCAACACGGCGCTGCAGACGGCGGCCCCCGATCACCTGCGGGGCCGGCTGATGAGCCTGTACGTCCTCGTGTTCGGCGGCTCCTTCCCCGTCGGCTCTCTCGTGGTCGGGGCCGTCTCCGAGCGCTGGGGCGTGAGCACGGCGTTCTTCGTCAACGGGGCGGCGGGCTTGCTGGCGCTCAGCGGCTTGCTGGCCGCCTGGCGGCTGCGGCCGCGCCGAACCTCGGCCTGA
- a CDS encoding IclR family transcriptional regulator, with product MEQDVPFNGTKPSPVLKALTILARVAGSGAMTLSELSSTAELPKPTAHRLAGLLEQAGMLAKDTLTRRYVVGPALLELGFNALRNSPALRNRRLLLERLSEKLGETVNLALLSGDEVLYLDRVEASWPLRMDFKPGSRVPIHATANGKLLLAHAEPGTRARLLRRLRLTPVTARTITERACLERQLAEIRRQGYSEDDEEFLAGVCCLAVPVRDAGGRVIAGLAVSAPSARFNLERARAHLDDLVRTAADLGRELAGERDGAGGTSDVRARPRGR from the coding sequence ATGGAACAGGATGTTCCATTCAATGGAACGAAGCCGTCCCCGGTCCTCAAGGCCCTGACCATCCTGGCGCGTGTCGCCGGGTCCGGGGCCATGACCCTTTCGGAGCTGAGCTCGACCGCGGAGCTGCCCAAGCCCACGGCCCATCGTCTGGCCGGCCTGCTCGAGCAGGCCGGGATGCTGGCCAAGGACACGCTGACCCGGCGTTACGTCGTGGGCCCGGCCCTGCTGGAGCTGGGCTTCAACGCCCTGCGCAACTCACCCGCCCTGCGCAACCGCCGTCTGCTTCTGGAGCGGCTGTCCGAGAAGCTCGGCGAGACCGTCAATTTGGCCCTGCTCAGTGGGGACGAGGTGCTCTATCTGGATCGCGTGGAGGCGTCCTGGCCCCTTCGAATGGATTTCAAGCCGGGCAGCCGGGTGCCGATTCACGCCACCGCCAACGGCAAGCTGCTCCTGGCCCATGCCGAGCCCGGCACCCGGGCACGGCTGCTCCGGAGGCTGCGCCTCACGCCGGTGACGGCCCGGACGATCACCGAACGGGCGTGCCTGGAGCGGCAACTGGCCGAGATCCGCCGGCAGGGCTACTCCGAGGACGACGAAGAGTTCCTGGCCGGTGTGTGCTGTCTGGCCGTCCCCGTGCGCGACGCCGGTGGCCGGGTGATCGCCGGCCTGGCCGTCTCGGCGCCGTCGGCGCGCTTCAACCTGGAACGGGCTCGTGCCCACCTCGATGATCTGGTGAGGACCGCGGCCGACCTCGGCCGCGAGCTGGCCGGCGAGCGCGACGGCGCCGGCGGCACGAGCGATGTGCGCGCGAGGCCACGTGGCCGGTAA
- a CDS encoding sulfite exporter TauE/SafE family protein, with amino-acid sequence MSLAWTAAALIILGASFVMGLAGFGIALVSLAFLPYFMPPAAAVVLITIYAFAFAAGVVIQLRRDVVPGAIAMLLAGTLIGMPFGVWALAALPAPALTRLIGMMLLIAVGLEWFGLYPQRLAGRVWGFGAGALAGVTGGAVGTPGPPVILYAAAQRWSPRTTKANIQAFLVVNQGAILLGYWWAGLLTAEIGRLVVVFAIPALVGVLGGVALFGRIDPIVFRRVLFVVLFASGLVMLVRG; translated from the coding sequence GTGAGCCTGGCCTGGACTGCCGCCGCCCTCATCATCCTCGGCGCGAGCTTCGTCATGGGGCTGGCGGGGTTCGGGATCGCCCTCGTCTCGCTGGCCTTTCTCCCCTACTTCATGCCGCCGGCGGCCGCCGTCGTGCTGATCACGATCTACGCCTTCGCGTTCGCCGCCGGCGTCGTCATCCAGCTGCGGCGCGACGTCGTGCCCGGCGCCATCGCCATGCTGCTGGCCGGGACGCTGATCGGCATGCCCTTCGGCGTGTGGGCCCTGGCCGCGCTTCCGGCCCCGGCGCTGACCCGCCTGATCGGAATGATGCTGCTGATCGCCGTGGGCCTCGAGTGGTTCGGCCTCTACCCGCAGCGGCTGGCCGGGCGGGTGTGGGGATTCGGGGCCGGCGCGCTCGCGGGCGTCACCGGCGGGGCCGTCGGGACGCCGGGACCGCCGGTGATCCTCTACGCCGCGGCCCAGCGCTGGAGCCCCCGGACCACGAAAGCCAACATCCAGGCGTTTCTCGTCGTCAACCAGGGCGCGATTCTGCTCGGCTACTGGTGGGCCGGACTGCTCACCGCGGAGATCGGACGCCTCGTCGTCGTCTTCGCCATCCCCGCCCTCGTCGGCGTGCTGGGCGGCGTCGCGCTGTTCGGCCGCATCGATCCCATCGTGTTCCGTCGGGTCCTGTTCGTCGTGCTGTTCGCCTCGGGGCTCGTGATGCTCGTGCGCGGCTGA